CTTCGTCGGCGCCGAGCCGCCGGTCCGGATCCGTGCCTGGGACGGGAGCACGTCCGGACCGGCCGACGCGCCCTTGATCGACGTCCGCTCACGCCGCGCCCTGCGCCACCTCGCGTGGTCGCCGGGCGAGCTCGGCCTGGCGCGGGCGTACATCTGCGGGGACCTCGACGTGCCGGGGGGCGCCGAGGACCTTGCAGACGGCCTGCGGACGGCATGGCAGGTGCTCGCGGGGGTCGAGCAGCCGTCCCGGCCGGGCTGGTGGACGTGGGTGCGGTCGGTCCCGACGGCGCTGCGACTGGGCGTCGTCGGGCCCCGCCCGCGTCCACCAGCCGGGGAGATCCAGGTCGACGGCACGCGGCACACGACGCGCCGCGACGCCGCGGTGATCGCGGCCCACTACGACCTCTCCAACGCGTTCTACGCCCTGTTCATGGACCGGAGCATGGCGTACTCCAGCGCGTACTACGGCGGTGCCGGCGTCACGCTCGAGCAGGCACAACGAGCCAAGCTGGACCTCGTCTGCGACAAGCTCGGCGTGACCGCAGGGTCGAACCTCCTCGACGTCGGGTGCGGCTGGGGCTCGCTCGCGCTGCACGCCGCCGAGCACCGTGGCGCCCGGGTGCTGGGGATCACGCTCTCAGCGCAACAGCACGCGTACGTCCTCGAGCAGGTCGAACGCCGGGGGCTGAGCGACCTGGTCGGGGTGCGCCTCCAGGACTACCGCTCCCTCGACGCCGTCGGTCTGACCGAGCGGGGGGCCGGCTTCGACGCCGTCGCGTCGATCGAGATGGGGGAGCACGTCGGCGAGGAGAACTACGCGACGTACCTCGGGGTCCTGCGACGCCACGTCCGCCCGGGTGGACGGGTGCTCGTGCAGCAGATGTCGCGGCGCGCGGGGGCTGCGCCGGGCGGCGGCACGTTCATCGAGACCTACATCGCTCCCGACATGCACATGCGGCCGCTCTCGGAGACTCTCGGGTTCTTCGAGCGCGGCGGGTTCGAGGTCGTCGACGTCGAGGGGATGCGTGAGGACTACGTCCGCACCGTCGCCGACTGGTCGGCGGCGTACGAGAAGCGTTTCGACGAGGCCGTCGCCCTGGTGGGCGAGGAGCAGGCCCGGATGTGGCGGCTCTATCTCGTCGGAGGTGGGCTCGCGTTCGAGCAGGGCCGGATGGGCGTCGACCAGGTCGTGGCGACCCGGGCGGGGAGAGCATGACGTCGACCCTCGACGACGCCTTCTGGGGCTCGCTCCCGTGGACGGCCCTGGGAGTCGTCGCGGTGCTCGCCGTGACGTACGCCGCCTCGAAGGTCGCCGGCAAGCATGCCGTGATCGACGTGGCGTGGGGCCTGCTGTTCTGCGCCGTCGCGGTGGTGGGCTTCGTCGCGTCGGGGGGTCACGGCGACGACGTACGCCGGTGGCTGCTGCTGGTGCTCGTCCTCGTCTGGGGCGTCCGGCTCGCGGTGCACATCGGCCGGCGCAGCATCGGCGCCGGCGAGGACCCGCGCTACGAGGAATTCCTCCGCGACCGCGGCGAGCTGGGCGTCCTCGCGGTCGTCTACGGGCTGCAGGGTGTGCTCGCGTGGGTGATCTCGGCACCCGTCCAGGTCGGGATGTTCCTCGACGCGCCCGTCGGTGCACTCGCCTACGTCGGTGCAGTGCTGTGGCTCGTCGGACTGCTCTTCGAGGGGGTCGGCGACTGGCAGCTCGAGCAGTACAAGGCTCGCCCGAAGGACGAGCGCCCGCCCGTGATGGACGAGGGGCTGTGGCAGTTCACACGTCACCCCAACTACTTCGGCGACGCGTGCGTCTGGGTGGGGATCTTCCTCGTCGCCGCCGACGCGTGGCCGGGGGCGCTCACCGTGTTCGGGCCGGTGATCATGGTGTACCTGCTGGCCTTCGGCTCGGGCAAGAAGGTCCTCGAGCGGCGGATGGCGAAGCGGCCGGCGTACCGCGAGTACATGCGACGGACGTCCGGCTTCTTCCCGCTCCCACCGCGCAAGGCCTGAGGTCCCTCGCCGCGGCTCAGCCCACCGCCGCGAGGGCTGCGCGGACGATCCGCTCGTCGCGCCGGCGCAGGACCAGCGCGAGCGCCGGCTCTCCGCGGCGAGCGGCGCGTGCGGCGCGGTCCGCCCCTGGCGAGCCGACCTCGACGGCACCGAGCACGTCGACCATCGTCCGTACCGCGACCTCGTCGAAGGTCAGCGCTCCGTGCACCTCCTCGACGTCGACCTCGACCCGCGTCCGGTCCCGATCGGCCCGCGCACGCGCCTGCGCCAAGACCGCGTCGACGACCGCGTCGCGCGCGGACTCGCTCGGCGCCCGCACGTCGAGCACCCCGGTGGCCACCTCCGTCGTGAGCCCGTACCCCGGTTCGAGGCTCGCGACCTCGCCGAGGGTCGCACGCACGCCGTCGCCGGCGCGAAGGTTCGCCTGCTTCGCCGCGGCGAGCACCGTCATCGCGCACGTCAGCGCCGGATCCGCACGCACGGACATCGGAGCCTCGTACGGGAGCGGGTCGCCACGGAAGGTGAAGGCCCACCGTCCTCGGGGCCAGGCCACCGAGACGACCCCGACCGCGGCGGAGGACGGCAGCACTCCGGCGAGGTCGTCGGCGATCTCGACGAGCACCCCGGACGCGGAACGCCACAGCAAGGAGCCCGGCCCGCTCTCGACGACCACGGCGTGCTCCATGCCCCCATCCTGCCGGGGCATCGTCGCCGGGCGCACGCCGCGCGGGGCGCGCAGGCGATACTGAACGCCATGCGCATCACCCGTGAAGAGACCGACGCGGTCGAGGAGTCCGACCTCTCCTCGTTGGCCAAGGCCGAGAAGCTGATCGAGTACGCGACCTCGTCGGAGTACGACCTCGCCGACGACGTCGCACCGCGGTCGCTGCTGGTGGCGGCGTCGGAGTTCCTCGGGTTCGACGGTGCCTGGGACCGGCAGGCAGAGGTGCTGGAGATGGCCGACACCGCCGCCGGGGTCTCGGCGATCCACCCCGACGTCGTGCGGGTCGGGACGGCGCTCGCACGGGGCCTCGACCCGACGCCGTACGCCGACCGCTACCGCAAGTCCGGCCGCATCACCCCGGCGTCGTCGCACTACATGGCCGACCTGTACGACGCGGCCGGTGAGCCGCTCGCGGCCGAGCGTTGGCTCAACATCGGCATCCGAGCGCTCGAGCACCTCGACCCCGACATGGTCGACACCGGCACGTGGGACCTCCTGCTGCTCGCGCGCCGGGATCTGCGGACGCGCCTCGGACGCCCGAAGGACGGGTACGACGAGGAGGCGGACGCCGCCGACCTGCACGTCTCCGACCTGCAGGGCGCAGATGAGCACCGCTCGCTCGACAGCGACGCACAGGACTGACGTGGAGCTCGCCGAGGTGGTGCGCCGGCGGCGCATGGTTCGTGCGTACGACGGGAACCCGGTACCGCCCGAGGTCGTCGACCGCATGCTCGAGCACGCGACCCGCGCGCCGAGCGCCGGGTTCACCCAGGGCTGGGCCTTCCTGGTCCTCGACGCACCGGACGACGTCGACCGGTTCTGGGAGGCGACCACGCCTCCGGAGCGCGCGGCTGCTCCGTCGCGCTGGCTGCGCGGGATGCGGACCGCGCCGGTCGTACTCGTGCCGCTCACGCACAAGGACGCCTACCTCGACCGCTACGCGGAGCCGGACAAGGGGTGGACCGACCGCGACGAGGCGCGCTGGCCCGTGCCGTACTGGTACGTCGACACCGGCATGGCTTCGCTCCTGGTCCTGCTCACCGCCGTCGACGAGGGTCTCGGTGCCTGCTTCTTCGGGATCCCTCCGACCCGTACGACCGACTTCCGCAGCGCGTTCGGCGTCCCCGACGCGTACGAGCCGTTGGGCGCGATCACGGTCGGATACGGCGCCGAGGACCACGAGCCGAGCTCGCGCTCGCGAGGCCGGCGCCCCCGCGAGGAGGTCGTCCACCGAGGACGCTGGTGACCCGGATCGACCGAACCCCTGGTGTGTGATCCCTATCACGAGTAACCTCGCGCCATGCTGCTCGCAGAGGAATTCTCGCTGCTCGCGCTCGATCCCGAGACCGGGAGGCTGCGCGGGCCCGACGACCGGGTCACCCGTGCGCTCGCCGGCTCACTGCTTCTCGACCTCGCCCACGCCGGTCACGTCGCGCTCGAGCCGGGCGACGTCCTGGTGCTCGCCGACACGTCACCGCGCCAGCCCTTGCTCGGCAGCGGCCTGTCCCTGCTCACCGGCCAGTTCCCCGTGACCGTGCGGGACGCGATCGGGCACCTCGCGTCGACGCTGCGCGAGACGGTGCTCGAGAGCATGGCCGAGCGCGGCATGCTGCGCCGCGAGGTCCACCGGACCCTGGTCCTGAAGATCCTCGTCCGGTGGTACGCCGCCTCGCCCGACACGAGCGAGTCCGTCCGCGCAGACCTGCAGCAGATCTTCTCGATCGCCGGCGCCGCGCCTCCAGAGGCCGACGCCGACCTCGAGCCGAGGCCGGCCGGGCTCCTCACGGTGCTCGACGGTGCCGACCTCCTCGAGCTGGTGAGCCCGACCCGACCCGACCGCGAGCAGGTGCGGTCGTGGTGTGCGACCCCGCGCCCAGGAGCGGGCGACGAGATCCGCTGCGCGGTGCACTCGGCGCTCCGCTCGCTCGAGGGTGGAGCGCACGGCCCCGCCGCATCGTCCACGCCGTCCCGCGCCACGTCGGTCTGACCCCTCCGGGTCAGTCCCGCGAGGCAGCCGACCTCGGGTACGCCCGCGGGCCGCACACGTCGCACCCGGGCTGGTGCTCCACCTGGATCGCGTGCTGGCTGGGCACCGTGCGGATCATCGCCCACGCGACCACGCCGCCGAGCGCCAGCATCACCGTGCAGATGATCATCGCCTGGTCGAAGCCCGCGTCGAACAGCTCCGGGTCCGACAGCGCACCGCCGACGATGCCCACGATCGGCGGGAGGGCAGCGACCGCCAGCAGCTGCGCCGTCCGCGCCACGGCGTTGTTGACCCCGGACGCGGTCCCTGCGAGGTGGTCGGGCGCCGCGGCGAGGACAGCTGTCGTCAGCGGCGAGACGAGGATCGTGAGCCCGATGCCGAAGACGACGACGCCCGGTGCGACGTCGACGAGGTACGACGCGTCGGGGCCGATCCTCAGCATCAGCAGCAGTCCGGCAGCGGCGACGAACGGGCCCACCGTCATCGGCAGGCGCGGGCCGATCCGGGTGCCGAGCCGGCCGGCGGCCGGCGAGAACAGCAGCATCAGGATCGTCACCGGGAGTGTCGCTGCACCGGCCGCGAGCGGCGTGTAGCCGGCGACGACCTGGAGCTGCACCACCAGGAAGAAGAAGACCGCGCCGAGAGCGCCGTACACGACGAACGTCACGAGGTTCGCTCCCGTGAAGACGCGGTCGCTGAAGAGTCCGAGCGGCACGAGCGGATTGGGGCTGCGCCGTTCCTGTGCGACGAACAGCAGGAGCACCACGAGACCGACGACGGCCAGCCACGTGGTCGACTCGATCAACCCGTATGTCAGCACGGCGAGCCCCCCGGCGGTCAGGGCGACGCCGAGGATGTCGAAGTGCTCGGGCGCGTCGGGGTCGCGGCTCTCGGGGACGTGGCGGCCGCACACCCACACCACGACCGCGGCGAGCGGGATGTTGAGGAGGAAGATCGCCCGCCAGCTCACAGCCTCGATCAGCCATCCGCCGAGCAGCGGGCCGATTGCGGTCGCGACGCCGCCGAGTCCTGACCAGGCGCCGATCGCCGCACCGCGGTCCTCGGAGTCGAACGACGCCGAGATGAGTGCCAGGCTGCCGGGCGTGAGCAGCGCGCCGCCCACTCCCTGGAGGACCCGCGCGGCGATCAGCGTCTCGATGTTGGGGGCCACACCGCACAGCAGCGACGCGGCGGCGAACCACAGGACGCCGATGACGAACACACGGCGCCGACCCCAGCGGTCGCCGAGCGCGCCGCCGAGCAGGATCAGCGACGCGAGAGCGAGCGTGTAGCCGTTGACGACCCACTGGAGCCCGCCCACGTCGGCGTCGAGGTCGTCACCGATCGTCGGGAGGGCGACGTTGACCACCGTCGAGTCGAGCATCGCCATGCTGGACCCGAGCACGGTGGCGAGCAGCAGCCAGCGACCCGGTGCGCTGCGAAGGCGAAGGGCGGCGTCCACCCTGGCCACGGTACGCAAGCCTGTGGAGTCATGGGGAAGACTGGCGCCATGACGGTACGCACTCCCGACCCGAATCCCGGCTGGCTCTCCGACCACGATCTCGACGAGACCCGCAACCGCGTCCCGATGCTCTACGTCGAGGCAGTCCCGGTGCGCATGGACCCCGACGGCCTGGTCGCCGAGATCGGACTGCTGCTGCGCGGCTCCCACACCGGGGTCATGACGCGTTCCTTCGTCTCGGGGCGCGTGATGCACGGCGAGCGCATCCGCGACGCGTTGATGCGCCACCTCGAGAAGGACCTCGGGCCCACGGCATTCCCGGTCCTACCCGTGAGCACCGTGCCGTTCGCGGTGACCGAGTACTTCCCGTACCCCGGGGCGTCCCAGTTCTTCGACGCCCGCCAGCACGCGGTCGCGCTCGCCTACGTCGTGCCGGTCTCGGGTGAGTGCCAGCCTCGCCAGGACGCCCTCGAGCTCACCTGGCTCACGCCGGGCGAGGCCGCGACCGACGCGGTGGCCGCCGAGATGGAGGGCGGGCGCGGCGCGCTCCTGCGCCAGGCCCTCGCGCACCTCGGCGTCCTCGGCGGCTGACGCAGCCGGCCCGCGGGTCGAGGCGGCCCCCAGGCTTCCGCTGGTCGAGGCAGCCCCCCAGGCTTCCGCTGGTCGAGGCAGCCCCCACTTTCGCTGGTCGAGGCGCGAAGCGATCGAGACCCCGCGACCAGGTCTCGATCCTCCGCTGGCGCTCCGGCCTCGACCAGCGGGAAAGCTTGCTTGCGCTCCGACCTCGACTGCGCCGGTCGAGGCAGCCCCCCAGGCTTCCGCTGGTCGAGGCAGCCCCCACTTTCGCTGGTCGAGGCGCGAAGCGATCGAGACCCCGCGACCAGGTCTCGATCCTCCGCTGGCGCTCCGGCCTCGACCAGCGGGAAAGCTTGCTGGCGCTCCGGCCTCGACTTCCGCCGGTCGAGGGAGCCCCCAGGCTTTCGCTGGTCGAGGCAGCCCCCTGGCTTTCGCTGGTCGAGGCGCCAAGCGATCGAGACCCCGCGACCAGGTCTCGATCCTCCGCTGGCGCTCCGGCCTCGACCAGCGGGAAAGCTTGCTTGCGCTCCGACCTCGACTGCGCCGGTCGAGGCAGCCCCCCAGGCTTCCGCTGGTCGAGGCAGCCCCCACTTTCGCTGGTCGAGGCGCGAAGCGATCGAGACCCCGCGACCAGGTCTCGATCCTCCGCTGGCGCTCCGGCCTCGACCAGCGGGAAAGCTTGCTGGCGCTCCGGCCTCGACTGCGCCGGTCGAGGGAGCCCCCAGGCTTTCGCTGGTCGAGGCAGCCCCCTGGCCTCGGCTGGTCGAGGCGCGAAGCGTTCGAGACCCCGCGACCGGGTCTCGATCCTCCGCTGGCGCTCCGGCCTCGACCAGCGGGAAAGCTTGCTGGCGCTCCGGCCTCGACCAGCGGGAGCTTGCCGGCGCAGACTTGACCGGCGAGGGTTTCTCAGTGCACGGCCTTCAGCCCGACGACTCCGCCGATGATCATCGCGAGGAAGACCAGGCGGAGGGCGGAGACGGGCTCGGAGCCGGTCACCATCGCGAACGCGACGGTCAACGAGGCACCGATGCCGACCCACACCGCGTAGGCCGTGCCGGTCGGGAGGGTCCGCATCGCGATGGCGAGACCGACCATGCTGAGGACGACCGTCACCCCGAAGACGGCCGTCGGGACGAGTCGGGTGAATCCCTCCGAGCGGCCGAGCGCGGTTGCCCAGACTGCTTCGAGGACGCCGGAGACGACGAGGATCAGCCATGCCATGACGAGCTCCTAGAGATTGCCTACAGGGCGACGTCTTTTCTTCACCGGGTACGTCGTGCTCGTCCGGAGCCGGGTGGCTGAGGCCAGAATACCAGGCGTAAGGTATCCATATTCCGAGATTGGAGTCTCAACATATGGATTCGTCGATCGCCGCACCTCCCGTCACGGCGCGCCACTGGAGCATGCTCGCCGTCGCCACGGGCGCACAGGTCTCCGGCGCCTGCCTCGCGCACGGAGCGGCCTTCCTCATTCCCACGCTCCAGTCACAGGGACGCTCGCTGTCCACCGCCGGCCTCGTCGCCTCCATGCCGTTGATCGGCACCATGCTCACCCTCGTCGTGTGGGGAGCGGTCGCCGACCGGTACGGCGAGCGCCTCGTCCTCATCAGCGGGACCGCCGGCACGGCGCTCAGCGCCGTCCTTGCAGTCGCTGTCGCCGGCAACCTCGCGGTGCTCTGCGGCGCCCTCCTGATCGCGGGGGCGTTCGCCGCGAGCACGAACTCCGCGTCCGGCCGCGTGGTCGCCGGATGGTTCCCCCCGCACAGGCGAGGGCTCGCGATGGGGATCCGCCAGATGGCCCAGCCGCTCGGAGTCGGGCTCGCCGCGGCCACGATGGCTCCGCTGGCCGCCGCCCACGGGATCTCGGCCGCGCTCTGGGTGCCGGCCGCCGCCGCTGCCCTGGCCGCCGCCGCGTGCGCCCTCGTCGTCGCCGACCCGCCTCGCCCGAGCCGC
Above is a genomic segment from Mumia sp. Pv4-285 containing:
- a CDS encoding class I SAM-dependent methyltransferase, with the translated sequence MTSNAERLRDLVTPFVGAEPPVRIRAWDGSTSGPADAPLIDVRSRRALRHLAWSPGELGLARAYICGDLDVPGGAEDLADGLRTAWQVLAGVEQPSRPGWWTWVRSVPTALRLGVVGPRPRPPAGEIQVDGTRHTTRRDAAVIAAHYDLSNAFYALFMDRSMAYSSAYYGGAGVTLEQAQRAKLDLVCDKLGVTAGSNLLDVGCGWGSLALHAAEHRGARVLGITLSAQQHAYVLEQVERRGLSDLVGVRLQDYRSLDAVGLTERGAGFDAVASIEMGEHVGEENYATYLGVLRRHVRPGGRVLVQQMSRRAGAAPGGGTFIETYIAPDMHMRPLSETLGFFERGGFEVVDVEGMREDYVRTVADWSAAYEKRFDEAVALVGEEQARMWRLYLVGGGLAFEQGRMGVDQVVATRAGRA
- a CDS encoding DUF1295 domain-containing protein — protein: MTSTLDDAFWGSLPWTALGVVAVLAVTYAASKVAGKHAVIDVAWGLLFCAVAVVGFVASGGHGDDVRRWLLLVLVLVWGVRLAVHIGRRSIGAGEDPRYEEFLRDRGELGVLAVVYGLQGVLAWVISAPVQVGMFLDAPVGALAYVGAVLWLVGLLFEGVGDWQLEQYKARPKDERPPVMDEGLWQFTRHPNYFGDACVWVGIFLVAADAWPGALTVFGPVIMVYLLAFGSGKKVLERRMAKRPAYREYMRRTSGFFPLPPRKA
- a CDS encoding nitroreductase family protein produces the protein MELAEVVRRRRMVRAYDGNPVPPEVVDRMLEHATRAPSAGFTQGWAFLVLDAPDDVDRFWEATTPPERAAAPSRWLRGMRTAPVVLVPLTHKDAYLDRYAEPDKGWTDRDEARWPVPYWYVDTGMASLLVLLTAVDEGLGACFFGIPPTRTTDFRSAFGVPDAYEPLGAITVGYGAEDHEPSSRSRGRRPREEVVHRGRW
- a CDS encoding GOLPH3/VPS74 family protein, encoding MLLAEEFSLLALDPETGRLRGPDDRVTRALAGSLLLDLAHAGHVALEPGDVLVLADTSPRQPLLGSGLSLLTGQFPVTVRDAIGHLASTLRETVLESMAERGMLRREVHRTLVLKILVRWYAASPDTSESVRADLQQIFSIAGAAPPEADADLEPRPAGLLTVLDGADLLELVSPTRPDREQVRSWCATPRPGAGDEIRCAVHSALRSLEGGAHGPAASSTPSRATSV
- a CDS encoding MFS transporter, with product MDAALRLRSAPGRWLLLATVLGSSMAMLDSTVVNVALPTIGDDLDADVGGLQWVVNGYTLALASLILLGGALGDRWGRRRVFVIGVLWFAAASLLCGVAPNIETLIAARVLQGVGGALLTPGSLALISASFDSEDRGAAIGAWSGLGGVATAIGPLLGGWLIEAVSWRAIFLLNIPLAAVVVWVCGRHVPESRDPDAPEHFDILGVALTAGGLAVLTYGLIESTTWLAVVGLVVLLLFVAQERRSPNPLVPLGLFSDRVFTGANLVTFVVYGALGAVFFFLVVQLQVVAGYTPLAAGAATLPVTILMLLFSPAAGRLGTRIGPRLPMTVGPFVAAAGLLLMLRIGPDASYLVDVAPGVVVFGIGLTILVSPLTTAVLAAAPDHLAGTASGVNNAVARTAQLLAVAALPPIVGIVGGALSDPELFDAGFDQAMIICTVMLALGGVVAWAMIRTVPSQHAIQVEHQPGCDVCGPRAYPRSAASRD
- a CDS encoding NUDIX hydrolase family protein, which encodes MTVRTPDPNPGWLSDHDLDETRNRVPMLYVEAVPVRMDPDGLVAEIGLLLRGSHTGVMTRSFVSGRVMHGERIRDALMRHLEKDLGPTAFPVLPVSTVPFAVTEYFPYPGASQFFDARQHAVALAYVVPVSGECQPRQDALELTWLTPGEAATDAVAAEMEGGRGALLRQALAHLGVLGG
- a CDS encoding DMT family transporter; its protein translation is MAWLILVVSGVLEAVWATALGRSEGFTRLVPTAVFGVTVVLSMVGLAIAMRTLPTGTAYAVWVGIGASLTVAFAMVTGSEPVSALRLVFLAMIIGGVVGLKAVH